From one Xiphophorus hellerii strain 12219 chromosome 18, Xiphophorus_hellerii-4.1, whole genome shotgun sequence genomic stretch:
- the nars2 gene encoding LOW QUALITY PROTEIN: asparaginyl-tRNA synthetase (The sequence of the model RefSeq protein was modified relative to this genomic sequence to represent the inferred CDS: deleted 1 base in 1 codon) — MFQTAARTFSVSAATASSYRRVFSVGLRRYCKKTSTKLRVSEALSGAQLGAAVKVQGWVRSVRPQKNNIFLHVNDGSSLQSLQIVADAKLNDPLLTFGSAVEVSGILKKSLHQKQPVELEAEQIRVVGECNPVNFPFKIKERHSLEYIRQLPHLRCRTNAFSSLLRIRSEATAAIHSYFKNNGFVQIHTPIITSNDCEGAGELFQLEPSGPAFVDDDNFFSVPAFLTVSGQLHLEVMSGAFSRVYTFGPTFRAENSQSRRHLAEFFMVEAEISFTESLEDLTKVMEDVFRSATERVLARCAEDVDLFHRHVTPGHRDTVEAMLNKSFPVISYTEAIDILHRSSEKFTFPTDWGCDLMTEHEKYLVKHCGNVPVFVTDYPYDLKPFYARDNQDHPKHTAAAVDLLVPGVGELCGGSLREERLNLLMARLKRVGLEDTYSWYLDLRRFGSVPHGGFGLGFERYLQCVLGVDNIKDVIPFPRFSHSCLL, encoded by the exons ATGTTTCAGACTGCAGCTAGGACTTTCTCCGTGTCCGCAGCAACCGCATCATCTTACCGAAGGGTTTTCTCGGTGGGACTTCGACGTTACTGTAAGAAGACCTCAACAAAACTCCGAGTTTCCGAAGCACTTTCTGGAGCTCAGCTGGGAGCAGCTGTGAAAGTCCAG GGGTGGGTAAGGTCTGTCAGACCTCAGAAGAACAACATATTTCTCCATGTGAATGATGGAAGCTCCTTGCAATCTCTGCAAATTGTTGCTGATGCAAAACTGAATGATCC GTTGCTTACATTCGGTAGTGCCGTTGAAGTCTCTGGTATTCTTAAGAAAAGTCTTCATCAAAAGCAGCCAGTTGAACTGGAAGCAGAACAAATCCGTGTAGTCGGAGAATGCAACCCTGTC aattttccatttaaaatcaAGGAAAGACACAGCCTTGAATACATCCGGCAACTTCCTCATCTCAGGTGTCGAACGAACGCCTTCAGTTCCCTGCTGAGGATACGAAGTGAGGCCACTGCCGCAATTCATTCATACTTTAAA AATAATGGATTTGTACAGATTCACACTCCTATTATCACCTCAAATGATTGTGAAGGAGCAGGAGAGCTTTTTCAATTAGAG CCATCAGGTCCGGCGTTTGTGGATGATGATAACTTTTTCTCTGTACCTGCATTTCTGACTGTGTCAGGACAGCTTCACTTGGAGGTGATGTCAGG GGCTTTTTCCAGAGTCTACACTTTCGGGCCAACGTTTCGAGCAGAAAATTCCCAAAGCAGGCGCCACCTGGCCGAGTTTTTTATGGTTGAAGCAGAGATCTCCTTCACCGAGTCCTTAGAGGATCTCACCAAG GTCATGGAGGACGTGTTCAGGTCTGCCACCGAGCGCGTGTTGGCA CGCTGTGCGGAGGACGTGGATTTGTTTCACCGCCATGTGACTCCCGGACACCGG GACACAGTAGAGGCCATGCTGAACAAGAGCTTCCCTGt GATTAGTTATACCGAGGCAATAGATATCCTACACCGCAGCTCTGAGAAATTTACCTTCCCCACAGAT TGGGGCTGTGACCTTATGACAGAACATGAGAAGTATCTGGTGAAACATTGCGGAAACGTTCCGGTCTTCGTCACCGATTATCCATACGACCTGAAGCCGTTTTATGCAAGAGACAATCAGGACCATCCCAAGCACACA GCAGCTGCAGTGGACCTCCTCGTGCCAGGAGTTGGAGAGCTCTGCGGGGGCTCGCTGAGAGAGGAGAGGCTGAATCTGCTGATGGCTCGGCTGAAACG GGTTGGACTAGAGGATACATACAGCtg gTATCTGGACTTAAGGCGTTTTGGCTCCGTCCCCCACGGTGGCTTTGGACTGGGATTTGAACGCTATTTGCAGTGCGTTCTTGGAGTTGACAACATTAAAGATGTGATTCCTTTCCCAAGATTTTCACATTCTTGCCTcctataa